The Nanoarchaeota archaeon DNA window AATTAGAAACTGCTCTGGATGACGGGCGGCGCGTGTTCTTCAATAGTTTGAAATCAACAAATAACGCCGCTGTATGCAATTATAAATGCCTCGTCATTTTACCGCCAGAAGGATCTGAATAGCTAAAGGTATATATTAATAAATGGCTATAATAAGGTTATGAAAAACGCAAAATTAAAAGAAAATAATAAATGCGGCTGCTACAGCCACGGCGGAAAGCACCTGTTCATGGGCATGGTATTATTCACAATCGGCGCAGCTTTTAAATACGGCTATAGCTCCTCAGATGTTTTAATACTGGTGGGCGCATTATTCATTATAAAAGGAATCTATGTAATGGCGATGAAGAAAAAATGTGTGAGGTAATCTTTTAACCCAATGCATAAAATGATTGTTAAAAATCCGTTCGCGATGCCTTATGAACCATGAACCGCATCGCTTTCGGCTTTTTTATCCAATGAATACGGAGAATGATAAAAAATGCCAACACCAAAAGATCTTCTTGAAATCATGGCCTGCCCGAAATGCAAGGGCGATATTGAGGAAGAAAGGATGTTTATAACTTGCGCGAAATGTAAATTGGCATATCCTGTGCTTGACGGAGATATTCCCGATATGCTTATTGAGGACGCATGGCCGCTTGAAAAGGCCGAGAAAGCAAAGTTCAAGCACGAGATAAAGATGTAAGATTATCTGCTGATAAATCTTTAGTATTCTTTCTTTTAAGCCGTCTAATTGTAAAGCTTAAAAAACCACACAGCCCATTCTAGTAAAGGTCATAAAATGGCAAAAACAATCGATATTGAAGACCGGGCAAGCACAAAAAAGCTCGTGAAAAGCGAATCAGTCAAAGGAAGCCCGATTTGCGGATATGATTTCAACAAAGGCGTTGATTATGCAGATATTATCAAAAGCTTCTCAACTACCGGATACCAGGCATCTCATTTTTCAGAGGCAATAAAGCTTGTAAACAAGATGATTGATGAGAAAGCAACAATATTTCTGGGATACACGTCCAATATGGCAAGCTCAGGGCTGCGGGATATTTTTCGCTATTTAATTCAGCACAAAAAGGTCGATGTTGTCGTCACAACTGCCGGAGGCATAGAAGAAGACATCATGAAATGCTTCGGCGATTTTATCCTGGGCGATTTTCGGGCTTCTGGAAGCGCATTACATAAAAAGGGAATCAACAGAATCGGCAATATTTTTGTGCCGAATGAGCGCTATGTGGAGCTTGAGGCGTTTGTCCAGCCGATTCTTGAAGAGCTGTGGCAGGAGCAGGAAAAGACCGGCAAGCTTGCGAGCGCATCAGAAATTATATGGAAACTGGGTGAGAAAATCAATGACGAGCGAAGCATATGCTTCTGGGCGTGGAAAAACAAGATAAGGATATTCTGCCCGGCATTGACAGATGGAGCGATAGGGGCGAACATCTATATCTTCAAATCAAGGCGCCCGAAGTTTGTCCTTGACATCGCAGAAGACACGAAACTCTTAAATGACACAACAGCTGGACCTGGGAAAATAGGGGTCATAATACTTGGCGCAGGAATCATAAAGCACTCCATACTTCAGGCAAATATATTCAGGAACGGCGCGGATTATGCGGTTTATATCAATAACGCGCAGGAATTCGACGGCAGCGACGCAGGTGCAATGCCGGATGAGGCTGTCTCCTGGGGAAAACTGATATCGGATTCAAGCAGCATCAAGGTATTCGGCGATGCGACGATTTTGTTTCCGATTCTGGTTGCCGAGACGTTTGCGAAATCATGGTGATTCGCAGTTATTATGATGTGTGATTCCTGCAAAACGAAGGAAGTTAAATTAGAACAGAGGATAAAGGAGTGATAGTATGCCGCGCTTATCGAATAATTATATTAATAAAGAGTCTCTTCAACTAATGATCGATTAGTATCATTCAAATTATAAACGAATTGTTCCACGCAATGAAATTATAAATGAATTACATATTCCCGAAAATGACGTTATTAATATCCAACGATGTTTAGGCGTAGGAAAAGGAGCCAAAATAGAGTATATTGCATTGGATAAAAGCGGATGTAAGTTTACCGGAAAGGTTTCAAAAGAAAAGGCTTATAAGCATTTTGGAATTACTCCTGCGATTACAACCATTGAAATTAGTAAATAAAACTATGTTACAGCGAAAGAGCAGTTGCATAAAGCTTTAATAAATCAAAAGACTTATTCTAATGAGTCATTGCGCCAGAATCGCATAGCTCGGTAGTGCGCCGGTCTTGAAGCAGTTTCTTTTCTTTCTTTGGAAAGAAAGAATAGACAAATCTGGGTGCTGAAAAATCAAAGATTTTTCGCATCTCCAACACAAAGTGTTGAAGATAGAGGCGAAAGAAACCGCCGATTTTCAAGTTCGTAAGAACTTGAAAAGCTTGAAAATCCGAAGGATTTTTAACCGAAGGTTAAAAAGCCGAGAGCAACAGCGAACGGATTTTCATGACGTGCGCTAAAGCGCACGTCACCAGATTAAATGTTTACAAGTTAACCGGTGTCTGAAAGGACTCGCAGGTTCAAATCCTGCTTCTGGCGTAGCAGTTTTGGTTTAGTATCCTACCATATGGTATAAAAGGGCGGGTACATGAATCAAACTAATATGGAGATTAAAGAAGCGATATATGGTTATGACGGAATCATATGCAACTTGAAAGAGAGCATAGAAAAACACATAGAGATAAGCCAAAAGAATAAAGCGC harbors:
- a CDS encoding deoxyhypusine synthase, with translation MAKTIDIEDRASTKKLVKSESVKGSPICGYDFNKGVDYADIIKSFSTTGYQASHFSEAIKLVNKMIDEKATIFLGYTSNMASSGLRDIFRYLIQHKKVDVVVTTAGGIEEDIMKCFGDFILGDFRASGSALHKKGINRIGNIFVPNERYVELEAFVQPILEELWQEQEKTGKLASASEIIWKLGEKINDERSICFWAWKNKIRIFCPALTDGAIGANIYIFKSRRPKFVLDIAEDTKLLNDTTAGPGKIGVIILGAGIIKHSILQANIFRNGADYAVYINNAQEFDGSDAGAMPDEAVSWGKLISDSSSIKVFGDATILFPILVAETFAKSW
- a CDS encoding Trm112 family protein, giving the protein MPTPKDLLEIMACPKCKGDIEEERMFITCAKCKLAYPVLDGDIPDMLIEDAWPLEKAEKAKFKHEIKM